The Halichoerus grypus chromosome 15, mHalGry1.hap1.1, whole genome shotgun sequence genome includes a window with the following:
- the LAIR1 gene encoding leukocyte-associated immunoglobulin-like receptor 1 isoform X1 has protein sequence MSWCSTTPPTGLPLGLCRLPPAPSRGYPGHSHSYNSRLLFPLSPQMTRHPHPLFLSQPPLSPQKVAMGSERGHTPQQTCLGAQPALTSPCHPEESPRCDRVPGSYVKGEKNCRALPRPSIWAEPGSVIPQGQPVTIVCQGPAEAETFRLEKEGKALHPDAQNPQHETQARFRIRAASEDTAGLYHCLYHKGVDWSERSAPLQLEVTGFPWVLNAQTHQAEWDRPWGPPPSISPSVLVTETPHPSTHTYSSAGDPQMHWEDSNSPGLSTEHVSILIGISVALFLCVLLLVLIFLYYQHQKKHMPPSSKGEEQRPQERVSLAVDILERTPDLATVDRLPEKDGEMLHTPTPTAGGPPDVTYAQLDHRILTQRTAQAASPRSMEPTAESSTYAALARH, from the exons ATGAGCTGGTGCTCCACCACACCCCCCACTGGACTTCCCCTGGGGCTTTGCagactgccccccgcccccagccgggGCTACCCAGGCCACAGTCATTCCTACAACTCCAGACTCCTGTTTCCCTTGTCCCCACAAATGACACGTCACCCTCATCCACTGTTTCTGTCCCAgccccctctgtccccccagAAAGTGGCCATGGGCAGCGAGAGAGGCCACACTCCGCAGCAGACATGTCTGGGCGCCCAGCCTGCTCTGACATCTCCCTGTCACCCTGAGGAAAGCCCAAGATGTGACCGAGTCCCGGGGTCCTATGTCAAGGGGGAGAAAAACTGCA GGGCCCTGCCCAGACCCTCCATCTGGGCGGAGCCAGGCTCTGTGATCCCCCAGGGGCAGCCCGTGACCATCGTGTGCCAGGGACCCGCTGAGGCTGAGACATTCCGcctggagaaggagggaaaggccCTACACCCAGATGCGCAGAACCCACAGCATGAGACGCAGGCCAGATTCCGCATCCGCGCGGCGAGTGAAGACACTGCTGGGCTCTATCACTGTCTCTATCATAAGGGTGTCGACTGGTCTGAACGCAGTGCGCCACTGCAGCTGGAGGTGACAG GGTTCCCATGGGTGCTCAACGCACAGACGCACCAGGCTGAGTGGGACAGACCCTGGGGACCTCCACCGAGCATCAGTCCTTCTGTCCTGGTCACAGAgacaccccacccctccacacacacctaCTCCTCAGCTG GAGACCCACAGATGCACTGGGAGGACAGTAACAGTCCCG GCCTGTCAACAGAGCATGTTTCTATCCTCATTGGGATCTCTGTGGCCTTGTTCCTTTGTGTCCTCCTCTTGGTCCTCATCTTCCTCTATTATCAGCACCAGAAAAAACACA TGCCCCCCAGCAGCAAAGGTGAAGAGCAGAGGCCCCAGGAGAG GGTTAGCCTGGCCGTTGACATCCTAGAGAGGACACCAG ATCTGGCCACAGTCGACAGACTTCCTGAAAAGGACGGGGAAATGCTTCACACCCCA acccCTACTGCAGGAGGCCCCCCGGACGTGACATATGCTCAGCTGGACCACCGGATCCTCACACAGAGGACGGCCCAAGCCGCATCCCCGCGGTCCATGGAGCCCACGGCTGAGTCCAGCACATATGCGGCCCTCGCCAGACACTGA
- the LAIR1 gene encoding leukocyte-associated immunoglobulin-like receptor 1 isoform X3 has product MSWCSTTPPTGLPLGLCRLPPAPSRGYPGHSHSYNSRLLFPLSPQMTRHPHPLFLSQPPLSPQKVAMGSERGHTPQQTCLGAQPALTSPCHPEESPRCDRVPGSYVKGEKNCRALPRPSIWAEPGSVIPQGQPVTIVCQGPAEAETFRLEKEGKALHPDAQNPQHETQARFRIRAASEDTAGLYHCLYHKGVDWSERSAPLQLEVTGFPWVLNAQTHQAEWDRPWGPPPSISPSVLVTETPHPSTHTYSSAGDPQMHWEDSNSPGLSTEHVSILIGISVALFLCVLLLVLIFLYYQHQKKHTAKVKSRGPRRGEVPETDPGLPPSPLPSGGPPVLTVLSPQG; this is encoded by the exons ATGAGCTGGTGCTCCACCACACCCCCCACTGGACTTCCCCTGGGGCTTTGCagactgccccccgcccccagccgggGCTACCCAGGCCACAGTCATTCCTACAACTCCAGACTCCTGTTTCCCTTGTCCCCACAAATGACACGTCACCCTCATCCACTGTTTCTGTCCCAgccccctctgtccccccagAAAGTGGCCATGGGCAGCGAGAGAGGCCACACTCCGCAGCAGACATGTCTGGGCGCCCAGCCTGCTCTGACATCTCCCTGTCACCCTGAGGAAAGCCCAAGATGTGACCGAGTCCCGGGGTCCTATGTCAAGGGGGAGAAAAACTGCA GGGCCCTGCCCAGACCCTCCATCTGGGCGGAGCCAGGCTCTGTGATCCCCCAGGGGCAGCCCGTGACCATCGTGTGCCAGGGACCCGCTGAGGCTGAGACATTCCGcctggagaaggagggaaaggccCTACACCCAGATGCGCAGAACCCACAGCATGAGACGCAGGCCAGATTCCGCATCCGCGCGGCGAGTGAAGACACTGCTGGGCTCTATCACTGTCTCTATCATAAGGGTGTCGACTGGTCTGAACGCAGTGCGCCACTGCAGCTGGAGGTGACAG GGTTCCCATGGGTGCTCAACGCACAGACGCACCAGGCTGAGTGGGACAGACCCTGGGGACCTCCACCGAGCATCAGTCCTTCTGTCCTGGTCACAGAgacaccccacccctccacacacacctaCTCCTCAGCTG GAGACCCACAGATGCACTGGGAGGACAGTAACAGTCCCG GCCTGTCAACAGAGCATGTTTCTATCCTCATTGGGATCTCTGTGGCCTTGTTCCTTTGTGTCCTCCTCTTGGTCCTCATCTTCCTCTATTATCAGCACCAGAAAAAACACA CAGCAAAGGTGAAGAGCAGAGGCCCCAGGAGAGGTGAGGTTCCTGAGACTGACCCCGGGCTCCCTCCCAGTCCTCTGCCTTCAGGGGGGCCCCCAGTGCTCACTGTTCTTTCCCCTCAGGGTTAG
- the LAIR1 gene encoding leukocyte-associated immunoglobulin-like receptor 1 isoform X4 produces the protein MSWCSTTPPTGLPLGLCRLPPAPSRGYPGHSHSYNSRLLFPLSPQMTRHPHPLFLSQPPLSPQKVAMGSERGHTPQQTCLGAQPALTSPCHPEESPRCDRVPGSYVKGEKNCRALPRPSIWAEPGSVIPQGQPVTIVCQGPAEAETFRLEKEGKALHPDAQNPQHETQARFRIRAASEDTAGLYHCLYHKGVDWSERSAPLQLEVTGFPWVLNAQTHQAEWDRPWGPPPSISPSVLVTETPHPSTHTYSSAGDPQMHWEDSNSPDLATVDRLPEKDGEMLHTPTPTAGGPPDVTYAQLDHRILTQRTAQAASPRSMEPTAESSTYAALARH, from the exons ATGAGCTGGTGCTCCACCACACCCCCCACTGGACTTCCCCTGGGGCTTTGCagactgccccccgcccccagccgggGCTACCCAGGCCACAGTCATTCCTACAACTCCAGACTCCTGTTTCCCTTGTCCCCACAAATGACACGTCACCCTCATCCACTGTTTCTGTCCCAgccccctctgtccccccagAAAGTGGCCATGGGCAGCGAGAGAGGCCACACTCCGCAGCAGACATGTCTGGGCGCCCAGCCTGCTCTGACATCTCCCTGTCACCCTGAGGAAAGCCCAAGATGTGACCGAGTCCCGGGGTCCTATGTCAAGGGGGAGAAAAACTGCA GGGCCCTGCCCAGACCCTCCATCTGGGCGGAGCCAGGCTCTGTGATCCCCCAGGGGCAGCCCGTGACCATCGTGTGCCAGGGACCCGCTGAGGCTGAGACATTCCGcctggagaaggagggaaaggccCTACACCCAGATGCGCAGAACCCACAGCATGAGACGCAGGCCAGATTCCGCATCCGCGCGGCGAGTGAAGACACTGCTGGGCTCTATCACTGTCTCTATCATAAGGGTGTCGACTGGTCTGAACGCAGTGCGCCACTGCAGCTGGAGGTGACAG GGTTCCCATGGGTGCTCAACGCACAGACGCACCAGGCTGAGTGGGACAGACCCTGGGGACCTCCACCGAGCATCAGTCCTTCTGTCCTGGTCACAGAgacaccccacccctccacacacacctaCTCCTCAGCTG GAGACCCACAGATGCACTGGGAGGACAGTAACAGTCCCG ATCTGGCCACAGTCGACAGACTTCCTGAAAAGGACGGGGAAATGCTTCACACCCCA acccCTACTGCAGGAGGCCCCCCGGACGTGACATATGCTCAGCTGGACCACCGGATCCTCACACAGAGGACGGCCCAAGCCGCATCCCCGCGGTCCATGGAGCCCACGGCTGAGTCCAGCACATATGCGGCCCTCGCCAGACACTGA
- the LAIR1 gene encoding leukocyte-associated immunoglobulin-like receptor 1 isoform X6, which yields MSPHLTTFLALVLCLGRVLQAREGALPRPSIWAEPGSVIPQGQPVTIVCQGPAEAETFRLEKEGKALHPDAQNPQHETQARFRIRAASEDTAGLYHCLYHKGVDWSERSAPLQLEVTGFPWVLNAQTHQAEWDRPWGPPPSISPSVLVTETPHPSTHTYSSAGDPQMHWEDSNSPGLSTEHVSILIGISVALFLCVLLLVLIFLYYQHQKKHMPPSSKGEEQRPQERVSLAVDILERTPDLATVDRLPEKDGEMLHTPTPTAGGPPDVTYAQLDHRILTQRTAQAASPRSMEPTAESSTYAALARH from the exons ATGTCTCCCCATTTGACCACCTTCCTGGCCCTTG TGCTCTGCCTGGGCCGAGTGCTCCAAGCACGGGAAG GGGCCCTGCCCAGACCCTCCATCTGGGCGGAGCCAGGCTCTGTGATCCCCCAGGGGCAGCCCGTGACCATCGTGTGCCAGGGACCCGCTGAGGCTGAGACATTCCGcctggagaaggagggaaaggccCTACACCCAGATGCGCAGAACCCACAGCATGAGACGCAGGCCAGATTCCGCATCCGCGCGGCGAGTGAAGACACTGCTGGGCTCTATCACTGTCTCTATCATAAGGGTGTCGACTGGTCTGAACGCAGTGCGCCACTGCAGCTGGAGGTGACAG GGTTCCCATGGGTGCTCAACGCACAGACGCACCAGGCTGAGTGGGACAGACCCTGGGGACCTCCACCGAGCATCAGTCCTTCTGTCCTGGTCACAGAgacaccccacccctccacacacacctaCTCCTCAGCTG GAGACCCACAGATGCACTGGGAGGACAGTAACAGTCCCG GCCTGTCAACAGAGCATGTTTCTATCCTCATTGGGATCTCTGTGGCCTTGTTCCTTTGTGTCCTCCTCTTGGTCCTCATCTTCCTCTATTATCAGCACCAGAAAAAACACA TGCCCCCCAGCAGCAAAGGTGAAGAGCAGAGGCCCCAGGAGAG GGTTAGCCTGGCCGTTGACATCCTAGAGAGGACACCAG ATCTGGCCACAGTCGACAGACTTCCTGAAAAGGACGGGGAAATGCTTCACACCCCA acccCTACTGCAGGAGGCCCCCCGGACGTGACATATGCTCAGCTGGACCACCGGATCCTCACACAGAGGACGGCCCAAGCCGCATCCCCGCGGTCCATGGAGCCCACGGCTGAGTCCAGCACATATGCGGCCCTCGCCAGACACTGA
- the LAIR1 gene encoding leukocyte-associated immunoglobulin-like receptor 1 isoform X7, translating to MSWCSTTPPTGLPLGLCRLPPAPSRGYPGHSHSYNSRLLFPLSPQMTRHPHPLFLSQPPLSPQKVAMGSERGHTPQQTCLGAQPALTSPCHPEESPRCDRVPGSYVKGEKNCRALPRPSIWAEPGSVIPQGQPVTIVCQGPAEAETFRLEKEGKALHPDAQNPQHETQARFRIRAASEDTAGLYHCLYHKGVDWSERSAPLQLEVTGDPQMHWEDSNSPDLATVDRLPEKDGEMLHTPTPTAGGPPDVTYAQLDHRILTQRTAQAASPRSMEPTAESSTYAALARH from the exons ATGAGCTGGTGCTCCACCACACCCCCCACTGGACTTCCCCTGGGGCTTTGCagactgccccccgcccccagccgggGCTACCCAGGCCACAGTCATTCCTACAACTCCAGACTCCTGTTTCCCTTGTCCCCACAAATGACACGTCACCCTCATCCACTGTTTCTGTCCCAgccccctctgtccccccagAAAGTGGCCATGGGCAGCGAGAGAGGCCACACTCCGCAGCAGACATGTCTGGGCGCCCAGCCTGCTCTGACATCTCCCTGTCACCCTGAGGAAAGCCCAAGATGTGACCGAGTCCCGGGGTCCTATGTCAAGGGGGAGAAAAACTGCA GGGCCCTGCCCAGACCCTCCATCTGGGCGGAGCCAGGCTCTGTGATCCCCCAGGGGCAGCCCGTGACCATCGTGTGCCAGGGACCCGCTGAGGCTGAGACATTCCGcctggagaaggagggaaaggccCTACACCCAGATGCGCAGAACCCACAGCATGAGACGCAGGCCAGATTCCGCATCCGCGCGGCGAGTGAAGACACTGCTGGGCTCTATCACTGTCTCTATCATAAGGGTGTCGACTGGTCTGAACGCAGTGCGCCACTGCAGCTGGAGGTGACAG GAGACCCACAGATGCACTGGGAGGACAGTAACAGTCCCG ATCTGGCCACAGTCGACAGACTTCCTGAAAAGGACGGGGAAATGCTTCACACCCCA acccCTACTGCAGGAGGCCCCCCGGACGTGACATATGCTCAGCTGGACCACCGGATCCTCACACAGAGGACGGCCCAAGCCGCATCCCCGCGGTCCATGGAGCCCACGGCTGAGTCCAGCACATATGCGGCCCTCGCCAGACACTGA
- the LAIR1 gene encoding leukocyte-associated immunoglobulin-like receptor 1 isoform X2 produces the protein MSWCSTTPPTGLPLGLCRLPPAPSRGYPGHSHSYNSRLLFPLSPQMTRHPHPLFLSQPPLSPQKVAMGSERGHTPQQTCLGAQPALTSPCHPEESPRCDRVPGSYVKGEKNCRALPRPSIWAEPGSVIPQGQPVTIVCQGPAEAETFRLEKEGKALHPDAQNPQHETQARFRIRAASEDTAGLYHCLYHKGVDWSERSAPLQLEVTGDPQMHWEDSNSPGLSTEHVSILIGISVALFLCVLLLVLIFLYYQHQKKHMPPSSKGEEQRPQERVSLAVDILERTPDLATVDRLPEKDGEMLHTPTPTAGGPPDVTYAQLDHRILTQRTAQAASPRSMEPTAESSTYAALARH, from the exons ATGAGCTGGTGCTCCACCACACCCCCCACTGGACTTCCCCTGGGGCTTTGCagactgccccccgcccccagccgggGCTACCCAGGCCACAGTCATTCCTACAACTCCAGACTCCTGTTTCCCTTGTCCCCACAAATGACACGTCACCCTCATCCACTGTTTCTGTCCCAgccccctctgtccccccagAAAGTGGCCATGGGCAGCGAGAGAGGCCACACTCCGCAGCAGACATGTCTGGGCGCCCAGCCTGCTCTGACATCTCCCTGTCACCCTGAGGAAAGCCCAAGATGTGACCGAGTCCCGGGGTCCTATGTCAAGGGGGAGAAAAACTGCA GGGCCCTGCCCAGACCCTCCATCTGGGCGGAGCCAGGCTCTGTGATCCCCCAGGGGCAGCCCGTGACCATCGTGTGCCAGGGACCCGCTGAGGCTGAGACATTCCGcctggagaaggagggaaaggccCTACACCCAGATGCGCAGAACCCACAGCATGAGACGCAGGCCAGATTCCGCATCCGCGCGGCGAGTGAAGACACTGCTGGGCTCTATCACTGTCTCTATCATAAGGGTGTCGACTGGTCTGAACGCAGTGCGCCACTGCAGCTGGAGGTGACAG GAGACCCACAGATGCACTGGGAGGACAGTAACAGTCCCG GCCTGTCAACAGAGCATGTTTCTATCCTCATTGGGATCTCTGTGGCCTTGTTCCTTTGTGTCCTCCTCTTGGTCCTCATCTTCCTCTATTATCAGCACCAGAAAAAACACA TGCCCCCCAGCAGCAAAGGTGAAGAGCAGAGGCCCCAGGAGAG GGTTAGCCTGGCCGTTGACATCCTAGAGAGGACACCAG ATCTGGCCACAGTCGACAGACTTCCTGAAAAGGACGGGGAAATGCTTCACACCCCA acccCTACTGCAGGAGGCCCCCCGGACGTGACATATGCTCAGCTGGACCACCGGATCCTCACACAGAGGACGGCCCAAGCCGCATCCCCGCGGTCCATGGAGCCCACGGCTGAGTCCAGCACATATGCGGCCCTCGCCAGACACTGA
- the LAIR1 gene encoding leukocyte-associated immunoglobulin-like receptor 1 isoform X5, with product MGSERGHTPQQTCLGAQPALTSPCHPEESPRCDRVPGSYVKGEKNCRALPRPSIWAEPGSVIPQGQPVTIVCQGPAEAETFRLEKEGKALHPDAQNPQHETQARFRIRAASEDTAGLYHCLYHKGVDWSERSAPLQLEVTGFPWVLNAQTHQAEWDRPWGPPPSISPSVLVTETPHPSTHTYSSAGDPQMHWEDSNSPGLSTEHVSILIGISVALFLCVLLLVLIFLYYQHQKKHMPPSSKGEEQRPQERVSLAVDILERTPDLATVDRLPEKDGEMLHTPTPTAGGPPDVTYAQLDHRILTQRTAQAASPRSMEPTAESSTYAALARH from the exons ATGGGCAGCGAGAGAGGCCACACTCCGCAGCAGACATGTCTGGGCGCCCAGCCTGCTCTGACATCTCCCTGTCACCCTGAGGAAAGCCCAAGATGTGACCGAGTCCCGGGGTCCTATGTCAAGGGGGAGAAAAACTGCA GGGCCCTGCCCAGACCCTCCATCTGGGCGGAGCCAGGCTCTGTGATCCCCCAGGGGCAGCCCGTGACCATCGTGTGCCAGGGACCCGCTGAGGCTGAGACATTCCGcctggagaaggagggaaaggccCTACACCCAGATGCGCAGAACCCACAGCATGAGACGCAGGCCAGATTCCGCATCCGCGCGGCGAGTGAAGACACTGCTGGGCTCTATCACTGTCTCTATCATAAGGGTGTCGACTGGTCTGAACGCAGTGCGCCACTGCAGCTGGAGGTGACAG GGTTCCCATGGGTGCTCAACGCACAGACGCACCAGGCTGAGTGGGACAGACCCTGGGGACCTCCACCGAGCATCAGTCCTTCTGTCCTGGTCACAGAgacaccccacccctccacacacacctaCTCCTCAGCTG GAGACCCACAGATGCACTGGGAGGACAGTAACAGTCCCG GCCTGTCAACAGAGCATGTTTCTATCCTCATTGGGATCTCTGTGGCCTTGTTCCTTTGTGTCCTCCTCTTGGTCCTCATCTTCCTCTATTATCAGCACCAGAAAAAACACA TGCCCCCCAGCAGCAAAGGTGAAGAGCAGAGGCCCCAGGAGAG GGTTAGCCTGGCCGTTGACATCCTAGAGAGGACACCAG ATCTGGCCACAGTCGACAGACTTCCTGAAAAGGACGGGGAAATGCTTCACACCCCA acccCTACTGCAGGAGGCCCCCCGGACGTGACATATGCTCAGCTGGACCACCGGATCCTCACACAGAGGACGGCCCAAGCCGCATCCCCGCGGTCCATGGAGCCCACGGCTGAGTCCAGCACATATGCGGCCCTCGCCAGACACTGA